From Anopheles arabiensis isolate DONGOLA chromosome 3, AaraD3, whole genome shotgun sequence, a single genomic window includes:
- the LOC120901109 gene encoding uncharacterized protein LOC120901109 — MAAALPRGPDDIEAQFEKLRQQQQLAELRQKVHQLETPQPVALCVKDFEAFIEPLDVDKNPNVIRWFRDLERLFALYRVRDAVNFFFTLRLLTGTAANVPKELVVTTYDELKKELIDNLHVVATPESVYRQLRNRRLRPQESALHYLFDMQRIADQASIADSELIPIVIDGLGSPSITSSLHFMPLTMNDFRKKLKLFESCRHLCTTQPPSADARATTNSCMERPRPSQEPIRCFNCSRFGHLQNACPRPKRPPGGCFRCFQTGHVYRNCPERRANATVEGNTSSDEALATNQEEVL, encoded by the exons ATGGCCGCTGCCCTTCCCCGCGGCCCTGACGACATCGAGGCCCAATTTGAGAAGCTgcgacagcaacagcagcttgcTGAATTACGCCAAAAGGTGCACCAACTTGAAACGCCGCAGCCAGTCGCTCTTTGCGTAAAGGACTTTGAAGCTTTTATCGAGCCACTCGACGTCGATAAGAACCCCAATGTCATCCGATGGTTCCGCGACTTGGAGCGTCTCTTTGCACTTTACCGAGTGCGCGATGCAGTTAATTTTTTCTTCACCCTTCGGCTCCTCACCGGCACAGCCGCTAACGTCCCAAAAGAACTTGTTGTAACCACTTATGATGAGTTGAAGAAAGAGTTGATCGACAATCTTCACGTCGTTGCTACGCCCGAATCTGTTTATCGCCAACTCCGTAACCGTCGATTGCGGCCCCAGGAATCCGCCCTGCACTACTTGTTTGACATGCAGCGCATCGCAGACCAAGCCAGTATCGCCGATTCAGAACTGATCCCGATCGTCATCGACGGCTTGGGAAGCCCGTCAATTACGTCGAGTCTGCATTTCATGCCTCTTACGATGAACGACTTCCGgaagaaattaaaacttttCGAATCTTGCCGTCATCTTTGCACCACCCAGCCCCCTTCCGCTGATGCCCGGGCCACAACGAACAGCTGTATGGAACGGCCCCGCCCATCGCAGGAACCCATCCGCTGCTTCAACTGCTCCCGATTCGGACACCTTCAGAACGCGTGCCCGCGACCTAAGCGCCCACCCGGCGGATGTTTTCGTTGTTTCCAGACTGGACACGTCTACCGTAACTGCCCTGAACGTCGGGCCAACGCCACTGTCGAGGGCAATACTAGTTCGGACGAAGCTCTCGCCACAAATCAAGAG GAAGTCCTGTGA